The genome window AATAATTAGTGCATTCTGCTACTGTCGGATATCTGaataaattatataattatatattagtttttggaaaatacaaaACGCATACAAACCCAGACAACGTGGTGCTTTCCATAGATGTAGAATTGAACattgttgaatttgaataattatcTTCATAAAATTGTTGGCAGGGAACAGTTAATTGTGGGTATCCACCTCGTTCTAAAAATAATGAGAGAACGAAAACAGGCGCTAGTTGATCAGCTGGTTTGTTGAAAAGAGCtttcaaagtgaaaatgaTTGTTGAGAATGGTGTTCTGAAgtataaattgattttttaatgtagagaaaatattgaaacaaactttctattatttgttttcatatCAGTATCAACAACTTCTCCAGCAACAACTATGTAGAATCCTTGCCACCCACAACGAGAAATtgcgctgaaaatttggaaaaattactaCAAAAATTGTCAGTGCGGAAAATGTTAAACACCGGTTCTATAGTACAAAAGTAATACCaaagttccaattttaaaaatctcatggATTTTTTGCAGCTGATAAGTCAAGAAACTTAGTTTTCCCCAACCAAAATTTAGATAGTTGGCCAAAAAATACGTTGTTCTACggatttttatttgtaaattgCGTTTCAATCGttcatgttcaaaaattatagaaattcaAACCAACAGAAATTGcggaaatttctcaaaacggctttttgaaaaatttttcgccGCTCTACCAAAGTGCTCTAccaaagtttcgaaaaacttacttttccaaaataataaaaattgcaattgctGTGATATTATTCACACCGGCGTagagaataaaaataacattgaaaataGATAAAATATTGAGAGATTGAATAACTGCTTGAGTTCCAAATCGATTTGTTGGAACCCAGAGAAGCAGGAATAATATCTGAAACTGATCATGTTCACAGATCAAGAAGAATCTACTCACACTTCCACTGGATCGTGCAAGAACGTAAAATAATCCAAGTGATCCTGAGTTTTTCTCAAAGAAACCATTATTTACAAGAAGTCCCTCTGTGAAtacaatcaaaaagttttcatttgcAATAAATCGGAGAATTCTAAAGAATTGAGCTCCAACAAGGCAAATGAATCTTGGTTCTTTTGCAATTTGCAAAGAAACTGTCAGGGCGTTCTTCCATCCATCttgttttgtttctttcaCTACTTCACCCTAAACTAGTTATTTGTAGAAAAACAATATTGTTTTTCACTAACCTCttgaaacttttccaattgATGATCTTCGTTAATTGGtctttcaactttcaaatgaTATCCAGAGAAAGCCATTAATGCAGCTGAAATACACGCAATAACAACACAACATAGCTGGAAAAGCCAATAATGTTCATTTGTATGTGGCATAGTTTCCAATGGATAAATGAGAAGTCCGGCGACAATTGTAAAGATTTCCCCGTATACAATAACTCGTACTCGATCTTCATGACTTCTTGAATTCTCGACACATAATCCACAATATGCAGATAGAACCAAAGTGAGTAGAGTATCATAAATGAATAGAGAAACAAGAAGGTGAAGAGCTGTTACCCATCCAATTGATCTGAAATCAAAGAGCTTCTGAATTTTAGTTTATTCATGTGAACCTTAAATGAAATGACATAACAATAGTTCTAAAACATTGGAtgtcagataatttttttcattttttcaaattatataaaatttccatttaacTTTACTGGAAAGTTGTACTGGCACTTATACAAACTCTGAACATTAAACATCCTATCTGTCAGAAAGTTTCCAATGTTTATTGATTCagatttcatcatttttatacAATTGAGCCCATTATTGTTCGGAGTGATAGTTCAGACTAAGtacattttaattcaaattcccaCTGTTGTGTATCGAAACCGAAtttctgttaaatttttacataatCTGTGAACACTTCCCTGTCTCTTCACCTAACCAAATATTATGCTCTGTACTTTTTATGTCatgttttttaatagtttccGTTGATAGACCATGATgttcttatcaaaaaataaaaattcattcacTCACGTTGACCATGGAAAccaaaaaagcagaaaagAAGCTGCAAAAACGGGTCCCGCGTAGAGGACAACCTTCCTTCGATCCATAATCCATTTCATGCCACAAAATCCCAAATCCTGCAATTacagaatttaaaatcaatatacATAAATACTGCAAATAATATTACCTGCATATAGCCCATCATTGGATCATTTACAGCATTCCATACCAGAAACAGAATTTGCACAACTTTGAGATACGACGGTGGTAGATGgaattcatcgaaaaatacctgaaattatttgaaataattatttgaagcGATGGAGCCTATAACATAGATCATAAAATCATAGGCGATAACCACCCATTGATAACATAATCAATATAgaatatgaataaaaaattagattgaaCAGCTTACCGTAcatcctctattagtaaggcgcctctattagttttgcatcaaattaggtgtccgaaaattagttttgcacgccttactaatagaggatatacggtatatgaaaaatgtttttttaacgCTTGTACATAAGCTCCACTGAAATTTGGTGCGAATAATTTCTTGTGACAGTTCtcattctgatttttttatcaagagtaaatgaaaatgaattttatattGTAAGTAACCTGGATATATTTGGATGTGAATACATAGTTAATTGAATCAGCAGCAAATGAAATAAGTCCGATCAAAAGAGCAGAATAACTAAGAAGAAAAGTAAATGAGACCATCACTTATCGATATTTATTCTTCACCTATCTCCgttcgtcttcttctttttcttcagaatGTTTCTAGTTGAGTCCGTATCAAATGAATAGACACAACAAAACAAACACGTCTCTATCTCTATCTCTTCTGATTCTACAGTTCTCTTCATGACATGGCAACCATATTTTATCCCCTCCCGCACTctcaattttacagttttttttttcattttttttggaagacacgaattatttttgtttgatagATAGACAATAGTTCTCTCACCTTTATGTAATATAAACTTTGAATTGACAATATGAATCCAGCACCAACGACAGTTAGAACAAGGTTTAATGTTGGCATATGGAGAAGACCCATGCTTtcctgaaagaaaaacaacgatATTTAATTGTAGACAGTGcagaaagctgaaaataaaacaaaacgcACGATTTTATTCATCCActtcattttttggctgataaccgaattttttgacagaaaaatacAGGCAGTAACATTTATATGGAAGTTTtagttattcaaaaacaatgcCTCAGAGATTGGGTGCACTTAAAAGCTGTTTTCGCATAAATAATGAATGCTGACTATACCGAACACCAGGAACATTGAtagactggaaaaaaaatgattggtGGATGGctgtaatattttcaattgccgaaaattgcaaTTCTTACGGCTTGCCAAAATCGGCTAATGAATTGCCATgctttttttcagcgaaagGAAAAATCTAgcagtttacaaaaaatttggcaaaaatataaatggcaaattgctgaaaaacttCCGGTAATTGTTGATTGCCTAAAATTCTATTTCCAAACAGCCACAATGGACTAAcaaatcagaattttgaaaactggtaCTGATTCCTTTGCGACATATCTagattttttcactgattttatttttctgacttattttaaagtattttaagaaattatgTTTTACGGCCGTAATACGGTATTAAAAAACATGAAGAAGACCAGAAAATTTCCATATATTgccaaatttcgaaaatgttgtgaaaattaaatttctgttGGATATTGaagcaaaattaaattcctGAAAACGTTTACATCCATACCGATGTAGTGAGACCGTATTGCGTATAGCTTTGACTACAAAACGTACCGAACGAATTTGGGTCATGACGGAATTGCcagttaataaaataaaattccaaaagtttcagatCAAATACGGTTTTTACGTATTTGAGATCGATTAAAATCCAAAGGGATTTggatatttaaaacaaaactagGAAGGGCGGGAGACTACGTATTTTGGTGTAACCGACTATAATGtgactcaatttttttttgaaaaaaaagcgtaGTTTAGATGAACCATGATCATTCAAAAAGGGTAAAGTaggaacaaaaataaatatttagttttttcattATCAGTATAAAACGACAGGGTTAGGCAATTTTTGACTTTCTTATCTTTTCACCAAttggaatattaaaatttaatgcgTGATTACATCGACTCCACCTCCTGTCACTTCGATTTTGTGTTCACGGTTCAAAATTGTTCAGGAAATATGTAATCGACACAGAAATAacacaaactacaaaagttATTTGGAGTGTAGATTGTATTTTACACGTTAGTGGTCAAATATTTAAGAACTGATTTCAAGTTCGTAGATAGGAAACCTATAACTTTAAGCATACTCTAACAGTATTTTGAAAtcgtaaattcaaattctgaattttcattcTAAGAACATACAAATAATATACCAAAACTGCCAAATAAGTTCTCATGGAGGAATATACGCTTTGCAAATCTCCTGTTCCACAATTTATCATCATCGTTTTTCCATGTCAAACTGCAGCGATAACATTAATTGCAATTGTAACTTTTCTGTGTTGttattttggatattttattaaattcgaTAAACACTATAAACTACAATCCCCCGCTATTAGGACTTTTGTTTTGAGTACTTGAAAacacaataaataaaattgtgtACTGATCGAATTGAGAACCAAAGAATTTCGAGCGAGCGTTTATTTGAGTCGAGCTTGGGTTGAGTCGTCAGCCAaacaacaaagaaaaacataaatgagcaatttaaataaaacaataaattaaaaatgaagaaggcAGAACAGCATACAGCAAAAGCACCGGAATCAGATTCACGGCGAGACCTTGGTGGTCTAATAGCCTGGTGGGGTACGTGGCTCTGGGCAGTGATCGCAAGATCCTTCatctcctggtggtccttgtggtccttgtggtcctggtggtccttgtCCTCCAACTGGTCCTGGGCCTCCAGCatctcctggtggtccttgtCCTCCGATTTCGGTAAGCCCAGCAATTCCTGGAAGTCCCTTTGGTCCTGGTGGCCCCTTGACTCCACGTGGTCCTGCTGGTCCAGCAGCTCCGTTTACTTGAATAACTCTTCCTGGTtgtccagctggtcctggtggtcctggctCTCCAACacctcctggtggtcctggggGTCCAATCATTCCAGGTTCTCCGTTCTTTCCGTCGGCAGCTCTCTCTTGAGATTTACCCtttggtcctggtggtccctTTGGTCCTTGTTGTCCAACGGCTCCTTGTGGGCCTGGTGGGCAGATGATGCATGGCTCTGATGGTGGAAGTGCAGAGCTGAGAATGGATCCTTCCTTTCCTGGAACTCCTGGAGCTCCGTGATGTCCATCATTTCCGTTTGGTCCAGTATCTCCTGCTGGTCCcggtggtccagctggtcccTGTTGACATGGGCAGCAAGTTGGTCCAATATCGGCTCCAGCTCCAGTTGGTCCTCCATATCCACCACTTCCAGATCCACCACTGCCAGATCCCTCCTTGTATCCAGCATCTCTGCGGCTACGGGTGACACCTGACTTGTGGAGAACTTGCATCTCAACCCACATATCACGAGCACGAGTTTTACAGAACTCGGTTTCCATGATCAAATGGGATTGGAAAGATTGAACGTAAGAGTAGATCATTGGGAGAGTCAcgatgctgaaaattcaaagtttagaTAATCTGAAGAGTGAAGTTTTTAATTACCTTGAAATGACGGCTGCAGTTGAGACAGCAACCGCAAAGAATGCGACTCTGCGCATCTGTTGCTGCTGATCGTCTTCTTTGTCAATCTTCATGTTCAGCTGACGACTGAAGTTTCTGTGTTCGGATAATACTTTTATACTAAAGCCTTCCAACTTTATCTCTGACTGATAAGCGGGTTTTCTCGTATAGAACAACAACAACTGGTAACCGGGTAAATGGGTCAAAGCGGAATGAAGTAAGAAACCAGTTTATTCAGAAATACATTATCACATTTAATTGATGATATTAACGTTATGCGTTTCGGCCCAATTGCGGACAACTTTCAATAGGAATTCACAATTTGAATGCGGCTTCATTGCAACCAAATGAACTACTTCTCGCATCTGGCTTATcagaattctaaaattataatttgtatgaaatattataaattgcctgaaaaatacTTACGGATCAGTTTTGTGATTGGCCAGTTGTCTGAATAACCCAGCACAAGCTCCTCGTTTCCCAGACCAGTTCTCAGTTGTAGGATCACTTATCTCAATCTCGTGAAACGCTTTCGATGCGTAATAAAATtcatttgcctgaaaatttatttcaattttaaagtaaaagtTTTCTGGGAGCTCACAATATAACAATCTTGTGCTATAACTTTGAGAAGACTCATTCGATCCGATGGATTATTGGTTTTCAGCATCATATCCCAAGCGCTTTGAGGTTTCTTGTTTCTGACATCTGAAATATTGTTCAATGTAAATATTAAATTCTTATTGAACCCACAGCATCTTGCTAACATTGATTTGTAGAGAATTTTATCTCTTTCAGGACCTGAAACTCGAATGAACAGTTTCTCAGCAGCTACATAGTTTTTGTACATCAAATATGCTTGTGCGAGGTTCAAGAGAAAATCGTCGTTGTTTGTGAAATATGCttcaattgattttaaataagTTATGACGTCATCAAATTTGAACGACAAGAAAAGATAAGCTGCGGATGATTGTCTACCAGCAATTgtatctaaaaatattaaaagtctTGGTTGTATTATATCTTTTGGTAATGATACTTTCTACTATCAGAGTACCCTTAAACTAATTTCTAGAGTGGtgtttattcaattatttcttACCTTGAACAAGTCCGGACTCGCCAAccatttgaaagaaattttcagcaatcttCAGGTGTTctctctgaaataaaaaaaaaatttctacaaaaatattgtataAACCATCTTACCGAGTTAGTTTCCTGGCCGTGTCTCAAGAATGTCAATGCTTTTACAAGAAACTCATAAGGTGTTACTGGATCGAAGTCCTTGCACAAACTTATTGCATCTTTGACATTATCTGAATATATCAATTGTTATtagtcattaaaaaaaactgaattactTTTATTGAGATGATATAGAATCAAATTGACTCTTGCTTCCGGAATATGTTTCATTAGAGACGGAAGAACTTGAAGTGCAGTTTcacagtttttgaataaaactaaATTGTGTTTGCATATGTATTCAATTTCAGGATACAACTTTTGTTTGAGCAATGCTTCCATATCAGAAACCATTGTTAAACCCTCTTGATCTATATTTCTTGCCAACTCTGACTTTTCATCTACCGTAGTTTTTGATGTGATAGTACGGTAGAGGACAGATAGAAgtaagtttttggcaaaaggACTGTTTGGAAAGTTTCTCAAATAGTTCTTGATAAGATTATAAGCCACGTGGGGATAATCCATTTTTGCGTAGCACAGAGCCATATTCACATTTAGTCCAATCAGGTTTCTGGAATATATAAACTTGCAGAACATAATAGTTGAAACATTCGTAGAAATACTTACGGACTAGTTTGAAGAACACTGGTATAAACCTCAATTGCATCTTGATAATGCATTCTGGAATAGTTAACTCCAGCAAGAGATAGCCTGTCTTCCAATGTGTCCTAAatcaaaaagtatttgaaaattaagaatttttcaaaatttcgactgagagcttccaaaaatcaagaacaaatatcaaatttaaaaaatgaatattttaattcgGCAAAGTACCGactaaaagtttcaaagtaatgcattttttcatctaaaattattcagaaactCACTCCCAAACTGGAATGAAAAGTCAAAATTCGTTTCTCATCGTTCAGTCGAAGTGACACATTCATCATTAATCGAATGCACAGTGGAGTTTTTGGACACTTTTCCGCAATTGATTTTGCCTCGATATATTGTTTCAGATAGAATTTACAACATGCAAGATACACTCCAAGCTCTGCAGGAGCATCgtctctgaaattaaatttggtttcttaaaaatgtgaaattttattaatctTACTTGTTCATCAAAAAAGTGTAAACATTAGCTGCTTCTTCATAATTTCTCAATCTGTAATAGCAATGAGCAAGCCATAATTGGAGTGAATCTTCCTCTTCTCGATCCAAATTTCCTGCTTTCAGTTTAtgctgaaatgttttaaagatgcctttttttcaagttaaagcAATACGTTTAAAAGAGAAATTGCTCCTTCGTAGTCTTGATTGGACAAAAAATCATCCAATTCTGGCATTTTTTGTGCCTTTTTGATTGTTGGACCAGCGCCATTTCTCTTTCGATTTCGAAACAAgttcaactgaaatttatgcaaattctaaaaatcttaACTTTTAATATGAACCTTACCATTTTAAAATAGATGGAGTTGTAGTTGTGTTGAATGGGATTAGTAggggaagaagaagaggagtTGGAGCACAATTGAGTCTGCTTGACGTGTTGCTATGGAGACTTGAATGCAACAAATTGAAGAGAATAGGCGACAAGTGGAGATTATAGAGAAATATGGTTTATTTGGGTTAGGTCCTCTGGGAGTATTTAGGGCCtgttaactaaaaatttcatttttgacggTTGTTCAATATATTAAAGTTGCCGCTTATTTCTGTTTGAtaacccaatttttcaaataaaaaattaacatagATAAAATAATTGATTCGTTAACTGATTCGAAAACAAAACTTCTTcttgcttaaaaattcaaaaactaccTCAAATAAAGCCTTGTTGACTGTTCCTGAAAAAGTGCTTTCTTTGagtctaaatttttatttgaaaaatatttaatgtaCCTTCTCCCCCTTTTCCATTTACATACATCATCCCATCTCTTTCTCATGTACAACACGCAGCAAAGCGGAACCCTCAGGATGTCGGGAGAGATAAACACACTATTCCCATAGCACGGCCTCTCATAAACTTACCTGGCTGGGGGCTATTTTGCGATCAAGAAGGCAGAATCCCCATGGTGAGGCCTACCCATTGCACTTTTGGGCGGGCTGACCTGTGTGGCAGTCTCGAGTTGAGATTCGCCAACAGCTTAATTTTTGCGTATCGGGGCTGCGTACGCGCGgccctgaaaaaaattccatgaaGAAAATCGGTTCTCTGGTTGGATTTTGGAATTGtaacattttttgctcatGTCGGTAATGTGAGACTTTTTCTGACTCAACAGCCTTGtctaaaaaaaaccatgatacttctgaaaagttgtttttcttgaaaaatgattcaGCACCTTCACTGATTGCAGAAGTCATTTCACATTTCATAAGttaaatcattaaaaacttCATATCAAATAAGTCGACACATTGTACAGACccgagaaaaatttcaaaataataataattaaattctTGAATTGAAATCACAAATCAAATATATATTGCCACGGCGAGAAAGCTCTCatcaatttgttcaatttcatGACTCGTCCGGATCCTCTTCCTCGAGGTAGATACTCCAatatgcaaaattgaaaagaatgaATGCTAAAGGGAagattattctgaaatttcatttttttaaaatgatttttaaaatgatactATTTTCAATTACCTAGCGATGATATCAATACGTTCAGCTCGTCCACGTGATGACAGAACACTGCACCAACGGACAAGTTCAACCCGTTTTCGTTGTCCAATATAAACTAAATCAGTTGTATCATGAAATGTCCATCCTTCTTCCATTAATCCAGCACTTCGTGGGGGACCTCTATCAACCATTTCAATTGCTTCAAAATCTCCTTCTTGCAtctccatatttttttttggacgtcGGCGGATCAGACGCtggaaatgtttaaatttttttaagtttaaaaatcgtaTGTGAAACCATTCATATGGTGCTAAAATTACCACTATTCATAATTTGAAGCAaaagtttgaacttttgaaaaattgggcaatATGGCAGTTTACCAAAacgttgactgaaaattttgagaaatctaaaaatgtttggagtgcttttattcatttttaaaaaaatatttcgtagTGCTAGATTTACGCAAACTCCCTTCAAAACTGATTTTAACAATCctgaaaaactcactttcttCTCTTGTGGACTGAAAGTCAATGACTGTAAGGATTCtccaaaattatcattttcaattacattCGAAAGACGAGATCGATTACATGCTGCTTTTTtcatttgtctgaaattaaattttataacaCCGAAAGATGTTCAATATACCTGTGCTCATCCAGAATTCCCACATAATTGACGACAGCGTACTCAatcaatgagaaaaaaatgaacactgaaaaaatatataaattattttttagttattcaTTCTGTTGCACTTACCAACACATGCTCCAACCCAGATATCAATTGATTTTGCATAACTAACTGGCGGTAGATTTGAATTAATTGCATGAGAAGTTGTAATCATTGTAAGAAGAGTAACAATTGCTAATGGAACACGTGCAGCTGTTGATTTCCAGTCAATCCAATAAGAGACCCACGCAACTCCAACAAGCATAGAAGATGGAATATAGAGTTGAAGTAGAAAGAATGAGAAGACACGATTAAGACGGATCTCAACTTTTAGGCACGAGTAAGTTCCTGTATTGGTTTTTGATGTGCATGaagcatttttgaatgatGCGATCTCAAAGTTCGGAAGAGCTCCGTTTGCTCCCTCGTGGATTTGAATTGCAGGAACATCCCAAATGTATTCAATGTCAGCTGTTGTGTaagcatctgaaaatataattttcaatgtggaggaattttgattttcagaaagttggtTCAGATTATCATTGttcaaaatggaaacattttgttgaaaacaattattttattttattatgcCGATAAAATCATAGTGGAACTTTTGTATTTGAGCTCCCGAAC of Caenorhabditis elegans chromosome II contains these proteins:
- the mfsd-13.2 gene encoding Transmembrane protein 180 (Confirmed by transcript evidence) — translated: MGLLHMPTLNLVLTVVGAGFILSIQSLYYIKVFFDEFHLPPSYLKVVQILFLVWNAVNDPMMGYMQDLGFCGMKWIMDRRKVVLYAGPVFAASFLLFWFPWSTSIGWVTALHLLVSLFIYDTLLTLVLSAYCGLCVENSRSHEDRVRVIVYGEIFTIVAGLLIYPLETMPHTNEHYWLFQLCCVVIACISAALMAFSGYHLKVERPINEDHQLEKFQEGEVVKETKQDGWKNALTVSLQIAKEPRFICLVGAQFFRILRFIANENFLIVFTEGLLVNNGFFEKNSGSLGLFYVLARSSGSILFLLLWVPTNRFGTQAVIQSLNILSIFNVIFILYAGVNNITAIAIFIILENAISRCGWQGFYIVVAGEVVDTDMKTNNRKTPFSTIIFTLKALFNKPADQLAPVFVLSLFLERGGYPQLTVPCQQFYEDNYSNSTMFNSTSMESTTLSGYPTVAECTNYSQWMFLALAIFPAICAIGESMFVAFDQYWRRHIKGKTGHLGDD
- the mfsd-13.2 gene encoding Transmembrane protein 180 (Confirmed by transcript evidence), whose product is MAFSGYHLKVERPINEDHQLEKFQEGEVVKETKQDGWKNALTVSLQIAKEPRFICLVGAQFFRILRFIANENFLIVFTEGLLVNNGFFEKNSGSLGLFYVLARSSGSILFLLLWVPTNRFGTQAVIQSLNILSIFNVIFILYAGVNNITAIAIFIILENAISRCGWQGFYIVVAGEVVDTDMKTNNRKTPFSTIIFTLKALFNKPADQLAPVFVLSLFLERGGYPQLTVPCQQFYEDNYSNSTMFNSTSMESTTLSGYPTVAECTNYSQWMFLALAIFPAICAIGESMFVAFDQYWRRHIKGKTGHLGDD
- the dyf-13 gene encoding Intraflagellar transport protein 56 homolog (Confirmed by transcript evidence), producing MLNLFRNRKRNGAGPTIKKAQKMPELDDFLSNQDYEGAISLLNHKLKAGNLDREEEDSLQLWLAHCYYRLRNYEEAANVYTFLMNKDDAPAELGVYLACCKFYLKQYIEAKSIAEKCPKTPLCIRLMMNVSLRLNDEKRILTFHSSLGDTLEDRLSLAGVNYSRMHYQDAIEVYTSVLQTSPNLIGLNVNMALCYAKMDYPHVAYNLIKNYLRNFPNSPFAKNLLLSVLYRTITSKTTVDEKSELARNIDQEGLTMVSDMEALLKQKLYPEIEYICKHNLVLFKNCETALQVLPSLMKHIPEARVNLILYHLNKNNVKDAISLCKDFDPVTPYEFLVKALTFLRHGQETNSREHLKIAENFFQMVGESGLVQDTIAGRQSSAAYLFLSFKFDDVITYLKSIEAYFTNNDDFLLNLAQAYLMYKNYVAAEKLFIRVSGPERDKILYKSMLARCYVRNKKPQSAWDMMLKTNNPSDRMSLLKVIAQDCYIANEFYYASKAFHEIEISDPTTENWSGKRGACAGLFRQLANHKTDPILISQMREVVHLVAMKPHSNCEFLLKVVRNWAETHNVNIIN
- the dyf-13 gene encoding Intraflagellar transport protein 56 homolog (Confirmed by transcript evidence), translated to MPELDDFLSNQDYEGAISLLNHKLKAGNLDREEEDSLQLWLAHCYYRLRNYEEAANVYTFLMNKDDAPAELGVYLACCKFYLKQYIEAKSIAEKCPKTPLCIRLMMNVSLRLNDEKRILTFHSSLGDTLEDRLSLAGVNYSRMHYQDAIEVYTSVLQTSPNLIGLNVNMALCYAKMDYPHVAYNLIKNYLRNFPNSPFAKNLLLSVLYRTITSKTTVDEKSELARNIDQEGLTMVSDMEALLKQKLYPEIEYICKHNLVLFKNCETALQVLPSLMKHIPEARVNLILYHLNKNNVKDAISLCKDFDPVTPYEFLVKALTFLRHGQETNSREHLKIAENFFQMVGESGLVQDTIAGRQSSAAYLFLSFKFDDVITYLKSIEAYFTNNDDFLLNLAQAYLMYKNYVAAEKLFIRVSGPERDKILYKSMLARCYVRNKKPQSAWDMMLKTNNPSDRMSLLKVIAQDCYIANEFYYASKAFHEIEISDPTTENWSGKRGACAGLFRQLANHKTDPILISQMREVVHLVAMKPHSNCEFLLKVVRNWAETHNVNIIN
- the col-36 gene encoding Cuticle collagen 36 (Confirmed by transcript evidence); amino-acid sequence: MKIDKEDDQQQQMRRVAFFAVAVSTAAVISSIVTLPMIYSYVQSFQSHLIMETEFCKTRARDMWVEMQVLHKSGVTRSRRDAGYKEGSGSGGSGSGGYGGPTGAGADIGPTCCPCQQGPAGPPGPAGDTGPNGNDGHHGAPGVPGKEGSILSSALPPSEPCIICPPGPQGAVGQQGPKGPPGPKGKSQERAADGKNGEPGMIGPPGPPGGVGEPGPPGPAGQPGRVIQVNGAAGPAGPRGVKGPPGPKGLPGIAGLTEIGGQGPPGDAGGPGPVGGQGPPGPQGPQGPPGDEGSCDHCPEPRTPPGY
- the mfsd-13.2 gene encoding Transmembrane protein 180 (Confirmed by transcript evidence); its protein translation is MVSFTFLLSYSALLIGLISFAADSINYVFTSKYIQVFFDEFHLPPSYLKVVQILFLVWNAVNDPMMGYMQDLGFCGMKWIMDRRKVVLYAGPVFAASFLLFWFPWSTSIGWVTALHLLVSLFIYDTLLTLVLSAYCGLCVENSRSHEDRVRVIVYGEIFTIVAGLLIYPLETMPHTNEHYWLFQLCCVVIACISAALMAFSGYHLKVERPINEDHQLEKFQEGEVVKETKQDGWKNALTVSLQIAKEPRFICLVGAQFFRILRFIANENFLIVFTEGLLVNNGFFEKNSGSLGLFYVLARSSGSILFLLLWVPTNRFGTQAVIQSLNILSIFNVIFILYAGVNNITAIAIFIILENAISRCGWQGFYIVVAGEVVDTDMKTNNRKTPFSTIIFTLKALFNKPADQLAPVFVLSLFLERGGYPQLTVPCQQFYEDNYSNSTMFNSTSMESTTLSGYPTVAECTNYSQWMFLALAIFPAICAIGESMFVAFDQYWRRHIKGKTGHLGDD
- the glc-4 gene encoding Glutamate-gated ChLoride channel (Product from WormBase gene class glc;~Confirmed by transcript evidence), which produces MKAQLYVSVLLALLVSSTAKKSKTKSCKRTAFSRHTTNYQAWREQMTVCDLLQDYDAAVRPSGRTPYNDTRGAVMVTTSLNIRSISAVSEKNMEFVAQFRFRQEWYDDRLRFIEHQGLLSSDYRNFEFIHVARDQSLWIPDTFFQNEKNGWYHMLNQENRFLKIRSDGKLIYDRRLTLHLACSMHLSRYPMDHQNCEIAFASYAYTTADIEYIWDVPAIQIHEGANGALPNFEIASFKNASCTSKTNTGTYSCLKVEIRLNRVFSFFLLQLYIPSSMLVGVAWVSYWIDWKSTAARVPLAIVTLLTMITTSHAINSNLPPVSYAKSIDIWVGACVVFIFFSLIEYAVVNYVGILDEHRQMKKAACNRSRLSNVIENDNFGESLQSLTFSPQEKKRLIRRRPKKNMEMQEGDFEAIEMVDRGPPRSAGLMEEGWTFHDTTDLVYIGQRKRVELVRWCSVLSSRGRAERIDIIARIIFPLAFILFNFAYWSIYLEEEDPDES